From a single Flavobacteriales bacterium genomic region:
- a CDS encoding DUF2238 domain-containing protein, with protein sequence MSFTTASSIGRVPFREHTLLKVFLGIFLAVWAWTFLGTTDHANWVTENVLTAVFIVGLALSHRKFKFSDLSYTMMFVYILLHIYGAMYTYAENPFGYWLKDSMILERNPYDRIVHCSFGLLLAYPMRDYFKNHFQWPKWVCWVLPVEITLSFSGAYELIEWAVADVFFPAQGAAYLGSQGDIWDAQKDMGIALTGAIVIMLEAISKITFENYHYASQLHHA encoded by the coding sequence ATGTCCTTCACTACCGCTTCTTCAATTGGTCGGGTCCCCTTTCGTGAGCATACCTTACTGAAGGTCTTTCTTGGCATTTTTCTGGCAGTCTGGGCCTGGACGTTCTTAGGAACTACGGATCATGCAAACTGGGTTACAGAGAATGTACTTACGGCGGTGTTCATTGTTGGCCTTGCACTGAGCCACCGCAAATTCAAGTTCAGCGACCTCAGCTACACCATGATGTTCGTGTACATCCTACTCCACATCTACGGTGCGATGTATACGTACGCGGAAAACCCTTTCGGCTATTGGTTGAAGGACTCGATGATCTTGGAGCGGAACCCGTACGACCGAATTGTACACTGCAGTTTCGGTTTGCTCCTCGCCTACCCCATGCGCGATTATTTCAAGAACCATTTTCAATGGCCCAAATGGGTATGTTGGGTGTTGCCTGTCGAGATCACCCTCAGTTTCAGCGGTGCTTACGAATTGATAGAATGGGCCGTGGCCGATGTATTCTTCCCTGCTCAGGGTGCGGCATACCTCGGCAGCCAAGGTGATATTTGGGATGCGCAGAAAGACATGGGGATCGCACTTACCGGTGCGATCGTGATCATGCTAGAAGCCATCTCAAAAATAACTTTTGAGAATTATCATTACGCAAGCCAACTGCACCATGCCTAA